The following are from one region of the Stigmatella ashevillena genome:
- a CDS encoding Ppx/GppA phosphatase family protein: MAPSTLPPVLAAIDVGTNAVRLELARPDADGALETLHQERDPIRPGEGVFATGAMPEETAERLLSTLRRYAALCKRHKALVRAVATSALRESRNRDDIVRRVREETGLDLEVVSGKEEARLICLGVLHRKPPNTRSLLIDIGGGSTEVAVTTGERPDHLWSLALGAVRLTEVFDASQEVSSKHLRLMRSFVAETVRKTLPEKVSGAPQRALGSSGTINAVVSFACGESGSLATARQISQAVDALAALPPERRRKRFDPRRADIIVSGALILEGVMKHLGVESVSAVNRGLRDGLLVDLLYRQDASHKDNRLTAAALEIGKRFFFDEKHSRQVSRLAVTLFDALAALHQLPLSTRPYLEVAALLHDIGNAVSYERHHKHTYYLIHNADIPGLSERERELVALVARYHRRSLPKVSHPNMVGLPTSEARTVRKLATLLRVADSLDCSHQQLIESLRATTLRDVVTLHLNARQPLDLELWDVNREVAYFRSVFGKRLSFHVSK, from the coding sequence ATGGCCCCTTCAACGCTTCCCCCCGTCCTCGCCGCCATCGATGTAGGCACCAACGCCGTGCGCCTGGAGCTTGCCCGCCCGGACGCGGACGGCGCGCTGGAGACCCTCCATCAGGAGCGTGACCCCATCCGCCCCGGCGAGGGCGTCTTCGCCACGGGCGCCATGCCCGAGGAGACGGCGGAGCGCTTGCTGTCCACGCTGCGCCGTTATGCCGCACTGTGTAAACGCCACAAGGCGCTGGTCCGGGCCGTGGCCACCAGCGCCCTGCGCGAGTCGCGCAACCGCGACGACATCGTCCGGCGCGTGCGCGAGGAGACGGGGCTGGACCTGGAGGTGGTGAGCGGCAAGGAAGAGGCGCGCCTCATCTGCCTGGGCGTGCTGCACCGCAAGCCCCCCAACACCCGCTCGCTGCTGATTGACATCGGAGGAGGCTCCACCGAGGTGGCCGTCACCACGGGCGAGCGGCCGGACCACCTCTGGAGCCTGGCCCTGGGGGCAGTGCGACTCACCGAGGTGTTCGACGCCTCCCAGGAGGTCTCCTCCAAGCACCTGCGGCTGATGCGCAGCTTCGTGGCCGAGACGGTCCGCAAGACGCTGCCCGAGAAGGTCTCGGGCGCTCCCCAGAGGGCCCTGGGCTCCTCGGGCACCATCAACGCCGTGGTCTCCTTCGCCTGCGGGGAGAGCGGCAGCCTCGCCACCGCGCGGCAGATCAGCCAGGCGGTGGACGCGCTCGCGGCCCTGCCCCCGGAGCGGCGGCGCAAGCGGTTCGATCCCCGCCGGGCGGACATCATCGTCTCCGGGGCCCTCATCCTCGAAGGGGTGATGAAGCACCTGGGCGTGGAGTCCGTGTCCGCCGTGAACCGGGGGCTGCGCGATGGGCTGCTGGTGGATCTGCTCTACCGGCAGGACGCCTCGCACAAGGACAACCGTCTGACGGCCGCGGCGCTGGAGATTGGCAAGCGCTTCTTCTTCGATGAGAAGCACTCCCGGCAGGTGTCCCGGCTGGCCGTCACCCTCTTCGATGCGCTGGCGGCGCTGCATCAGCTTCCGCTGTCCACCCGGCCCTACCTCGAGGTGGCCGCGCTGCTGCACGACATCGGCAATGCGGTGAGCTACGAGCGCCACCACAAGCACACCTATTATCTCATCCACAACGCGGACATCCCCGGCCTGTCCGAGCGCGAGCGGGAGCTGGTGGCGCTGGTGGCCCGCTACCACCGCCGCAGCTTGCCGAAGGTGTCCCACCCCAACATGGTGGGGCTGCCCACCTCCGAGGCTCGGACGGTGCGAAAGCTCGCCACCTTGCTGCGGGTGGCGGACTCGCTGGATTGCAGCCACCAGCAGCTCATCGAGTCCCTCCGGGCCACCACCCTCCGGGACGTCGTCACCCTGCACCTGAACGCCCGGCAGCCCTTGGACTTGGAACTGTGGGATGTGAACCGGGAGGTGGCCTACTTCCGCTCGGTGTTCGGCAAGCGGCTCTCCTTTCACGTCAGCAAGTAG
- a CDS encoding zinc-dependent alcohol dehydrogenase has product MKAVVFHGIGDIRLDDVEEPKLEKPTDAIVRVSASAICGTDLHMIRGTLPGMKPGTILGHEGVGYIEELGEDVRNFNVGDRVVIPSTIACGSCVYCRSGYYAQCNEANPHGPLAGTAFFGGPMMTGPFHGMQAEKVRVPFANVGLVRVPEGVSDEQAILISDIFPTGYMGAEMAEIKPGDTVAVFGCGPVGQFAIVSAKLLGAGRVFAIDCHEDRLEMARAQGAEIINFDEEAPVETLRRLTGGIGVDRAIDAVGVDSVHAHHGPSAKAAKAEQAEFKREVKEVAPKTNPDGDNWVPGDAPAQALLWAVQALAKAGTLSIIGVYPQTARTFPIGEAMNKNLTLKMGNCNHRKYIPKLLELVRTGEVDPTAILSHVEPMTSAIDAYRKFDLRKPGWLKVELEPTMLT; this is encoded by the coding sequence ATGAAAGCCGTCGTTTTTCACGGGATTGGGGACATCCGGCTCGATGACGTGGAAGAGCCGAAGCTCGAAAAGCCCACGGATGCCATCGTCCGGGTCAGCGCCAGCGCCATCTGCGGCACGGACCTGCACATGATCCGCGGCACCCTGCCGGGGATGAAGCCGGGCACCATCCTCGGCCACGAGGGGGTGGGCTACATCGAGGAGCTGGGCGAGGACGTGCGCAACTTCAACGTGGGAGACCGCGTCGTCATCCCCTCCACCATCGCCTGCGGAAGCTGTGTGTACTGCCGCTCTGGCTATTACGCGCAGTGCAACGAGGCCAACCCCCACGGCCCCTTGGCGGGCACGGCCTTCTTCGGAGGGCCGATGATGACGGGGCCCTTCCACGGCATGCAGGCCGAGAAGGTCCGCGTGCCGTTCGCCAACGTGGGACTGGTGCGCGTGCCGGAAGGGGTCTCGGACGAGCAGGCCATCCTCATCTCGGACATCTTCCCCACCGGGTACATGGGGGCGGAGATGGCGGAGATCAAACCCGGCGACACGGTGGCGGTGTTCGGGTGCGGCCCCGTGGGCCAGTTCGCCATCGTGAGCGCCAAGTTGCTGGGCGCAGGCCGGGTCTTCGCCATCGACTGCCATGAGGACCGGTTGGAGATGGCGCGGGCACAGGGGGCCGAGATCATCAACTTCGACGAGGAAGCGCCGGTGGAGACGCTGCGTCGGCTCACCGGAGGCATCGGCGTGGACCGGGCCATCGACGCGGTGGGGGTGGACTCCGTACACGCGCACCATGGGCCCTCCGCCAAGGCCGCCAAGGCCGAGCAGGCGGAGTTCAAGCGCGAGGTGAAGGAGGTGGCTCCCAAGACGAACCCGGATGGGGACAACTGGGTGCCCGGGGATGCGCCCGCCCAGGCCCTGCTGTGGGCGGTGCAGGCGCTGGCCAAGGCAGGCACCCTGTCCATCATCGGCGTCTATCCTCAGACGGCTCGTACGTTCCCCATCGGCGAGGCGATGAACAAGAACCTCACGCTGAAGATGGGCAACTGCAACCACCGCAAATACATCCCCAAGCTGCTGGAGCTGGTGCGCACCGGCGAGGTGGACCCCACCGCCATCCTCTCCCATGTGGAGCCGATGACGAGCGCCATCGACGCCTACCGGAAGTTCGACCTGCGCAAGCCCGGTTGGCTCAAGGTGGAACTCGAGCCCACGATGCTCACCTGA
- a CDS encoding ATP adenylyltransferase family protein, which produces MERPSSFEKGTLWKALVERASRALASGALVPIRTEVEVIEDEGVPFLVRVVSNLERKARAAQAPPEGAPPKNPFLPPYEEDLFVGPVAPAHACLLNKFNVYEHHALLLTREYEDQDSLLTPADFEALLHCMEEFDALGFYNGGRLAGASQPHKHLQLVPVPLAQDGSRTPMDEAVARGQVPFRHALGPPLREPGQAHALYLELLRRVGCEQPGTPYNFLTTRDWTMVVPRTQESFESISLNCLAFAGSLLVKNRELCERVRAVGPMTLLRAVTGTGLP; this is translated from the coding sequence ATGGAGCGCCCTTCCTCCTTCGAGAAGGGAACCCTGTGGAAGGCCCTCGTCGAGCGCGCCTCGCGGGCGCTTGCCAGCGGGGCGCTGGTGCCCATCCGCACGGAGGTGGAGGTCATCGAGGACGAGGGCGTTCCGTTTCTCGTCCGGGTGGTGTCCAACCTGGAGCGCAAGGCACGGGCCGCGCAAGCCCCGCCCGAAGGGGCTCCTCCGAAGAATCCCTTCCTGCCTCCTTATGAGGAGGATCTCTTCGTGGGCCCCGTCGCCCCCGCGCACGCGTGCCTGCTGAACAAGTTCAATGTCTACGAGCACCACGCCTTGCTCCTCACCCGGGAGTACGAGGACCAGGACTCCCTGCTCACCCCCGCGGACTTCGAGGCGCTGCTCCACTGCATGGAGGAGTTCGACGCGCTCGGCTTCTACAACGGGGGACGTCTGGCCGGAGCGAGTCAGCCGCACAAGCACCTTCAGCTCGTCCCCGTGCCGCTGGCCCAGGACGGCAGCCGCACACCCATGGACGAGGCGGTGGCCCGGGGCCAGGTGCCGTTCCGGCACGCCTTGGGACCGCCCCTCCGGGAACCCGGGCAGGCACATGCCCTCTACTTGGAGTTGTTGCGAAGGGTGGGCTGCGAGCAGCCCGGTACGCCCTACAATTTCCTGACGACGCGGGACTGGACGATGGTGGTGCCCCGCACCCAGGAGTCCTTCGAGTCCATCTCCCTGAACTGCCTGGCCTTTGCCGGCTCATTGCTGGTGAAGAACCGGGAGTTGTGCGAGCGGGTGCGCGCGGTGGGACCGATGACGCTGCTTCGCGCCGTCACGGGCACGGGCCTGCCGTAA
- a CDS encoding 2OG-Fe(II) oxygenase has translation MDLRDEDIEALGTQGFFIRTACLGEQQARAVHAEAQARAATGALRPAGIRRGADRSEDAAVRGDFIAWLSPEPGSALGGLWEAFASLGEALSAGAYLGLGRFDVQLAHYPGGGTRYVRHRDAFPGQSNRRLTAIYYANPDWKPEQGGQLRLYLEAGTLEVAPALDTLVVFLSERLEHEVLPTHAPRLALTAWYYGRDVA, from the coding sequence ATGGACCTCCGGGACGAAGACATCGAGGCGCTGGGCACCCAGGGCTTCTTCATACGCACCGCTTGCTTGGGCGAGCAGCAGGCGAGGGCCGTCCATGCGGAGGCCCAGGCCCGCGCCGCCACGGGAGCGCTGCGGCCCGCGGGCATCCGGCGCGGGGCGGACCGCTCCGAGGACGCGGCGGTGCGGGGAGATTTCATTGCCTGGCTCTCCCCCGAACCGGGCTCGGCCCTGGGAGGCCTCTGGGAGGCCTTCGCGTCCCTGGGCGAGGCCCTCTCGGCGGGGGCGTACCTGGGGCTGGGCCGCTTCGATGTCCAGCTCGCCCACTATCCAGGCGGGGGGACGCGGTATGTCCGCCATCGGGATGCCTTTCCGGGCCAGTCCAACCGGCGGCTGACGGCCATCTACTACGCCAACCCGGACTGGAAGCCCGAGCAGGGGGGGCAACTCCGGCTGTACCTGGAGGCAGGCACCCTGGAGGTGGCGCCTGCCCTGGATACGCTGGTGGTCTTCCTCAGCGAGCGGCTGGAACACGAGGTACTTCCCACGCATGCGCCGAGGCTTGCGCTGACAGCGTGGTACTACGGACGGGACGTGGCTTAG
- a CDS encoding DUF4230 domain-containing protein → MANVSRVLSVVVAGVLGALGAFLVMRAQPQALPDTPALVLQMREVTRLETLDVSLYKKVVFSPEPKASDALWKDVVHWAAYSLRTPRGRAIVFADVHLGYEFQRIDASSLQVRGSQVEVVLPPVTVQVELRPGETEIIDSNLNSTETTQLLELARTAFEREARGDVRLKERARQSAERSLKALFLSLGFTEVHFVDTLTRTTAG, encoded by the coding sequence ATGGCGAACGTCTCGCGGGTTCTCTCCGTTGTCGTCGCAGGGGTCCTCGGCGCCCTGGGCGCCTTCCTCGTCATGCGCGCCCAGCCCCAGGCCCTGCCTGACACCCCCGCCCTCGTGCTTCAGATGCGCGAGGTGACGCGGCTCGAGACGCTCGATGTCTCTCTTTACAAGAAGGTGGTCTTCAGTCCGGAGCCCAAGGCCTCGGATGCGCTCTGGAAGGACGTCGTCCATTGGGCCGCCTATTCGCTGCGCACCCCCCGGGGCCGCGCCATCGTCTTCGCGGATGTCCACCTGGGCTACGAGTTCCAGCGCATCGACGCGTCGTCTCTCCAGGTCCGAGGCTCCCAAGTGGAGGTGGTGCTCCCACCGGTGACCGTGCAGGTGGAGCTGCGTCCCGGGGAGACCGAGATCATCGACTCCAACCTCAACAGCACCGAGACCACGCAGTTGCTCGAGCTGGCCCGGACCGCCTTCGAACGGGAGGCGCGCGGAGATGTCCGGCTGAAAGAGCGCGCCCGGCAGTCCGCGGAGCGCTCCTTGAAGGCCCTGTTCCTGTCGCTGGGCTTCACCGAGGTCCACTTCGTGGACACGCTGACCCGCACGACCGCGGGTTAG
- a CDS encoding tetratricopeptide repeat protein — MTPDLESLRRKVEAGERLSAAELEALREAAQVRGGPTLWLAVAHALINAEANREALPLLERLRRDFPKDLQVRLGTARALLGLERHGDAEEALGEALALSPGDPEALKVLAVLALRRGEKARAQAYVAQVLERDPFDGEARLLKEELEAVELPSPPGGEEQVLRPEFNAALAAALRRAGVAFRRQGRDVLVRQAGGEVARIDVASLFAAYRGGRQALGAYVEGLAARLGGLGTGWEEDPVVWRARLRPVLRPAGFGGQAAGALFRPGPAGLEVFYVLEDAEYVRYLPAARLGPAGLTAEEVDRVAWLNLEAHPAGVRPAVLDRGEVCLAETFSGMWLLAEGDGHDGARLLTAEQRRRLVLHAGEAPLRVSLGRREYALLCRESDAVECEALARWGHAPDGIPGLFRLTAEGLFPAS, encoded by the coding sequence GTGACCCCGGACCTGGAGAGCCTCCGCCGCAAGGTGGAGGCCGGTGAACGCTTGAGCGCCGCGGAGCTGGAGGCGCTGCGCGAGGCGGCCCAGGTCCGCGGGGGGCCCACGCTGTGGCTGGCGGTGGCGCATGCGCTCATCAACGCCGAGGCGAACCGGGAGGCGCTGCCGCTGCTGGAGCGCCTGCGGAGGGACTTCCCGAAAGACTTGCAGGTGCGCCTGGGGACGGCGCGGGCGCTGCTGGGCTTGGAGCGGCATGGGGACGCGGAGGAGGCGCTGGGCGAGGCCCTGGCGTTGAGCCCGGGGGACCCGGAGGCGCTCAAGGTGCTGGCGGTGCTGGCGCTGCGCCGGGGAGAGAAGGCCCGGGCCCAGGCGTATGTGGCGCAGGTGCTGGAGCGGGATCCCTTCGACGGGGAGGCCCGCCTATTAAAGGAGGAGCTGGAGGCGGTGGAGCTCCCTTCTCCGCCGGGGGGAGAGGAACAGGTGCTCCGGCCCGAGTTCAATGCCGCGCTGGCCGCGGCCCTCCGCCGGGCGGGAGTGGCCTTCCGGCGGCAGGGGCGGGATGTGCTCGTGAGGCAGGCGGGAGGCGAGGTGGCTCGGATCGACGTGGCCTCGCTGTTCGCGGCCTATCGCGGGGGTCGGCAGGCGCTGGGGGCCTACGTCGAGGGGCTGGCCGCACGGTTGGGAGGATTGGGCACGGGCTGGGAGGAGGACCCGGTGGTGTGGAGGGCGAGGCTGCGCCCGGTGCTGCGGCCTGCGGGGTTCGGGGGGCAGGCGGCGGGCGCGCTGTTCCGGCCTGGGCCCGCGGGGCTGGAGGTGTTCTATGTCCTGGAGGATGCGGAGTACGTCCGCTACCTGCCTGCCGCGCGGTTGGGGCCGGCCGGGCTGACGGCGGAGGAAGTGGATCGGGTGGCGTGGCTCAACCTGGAGGCCCACCCGGCGGGGGTGCGTCCAGCGGTGCTGGACCGGGGCGAGGTGTGCTTGGCGGAGACGTTCAGCGGGATGTGGCTGCTGGCGGAGGGCGATGGACACGATGGCGCGCGGCTGCTCACGGCGGAGCAGCGGCGGCGGTTGGTGCTGCACGCGGGCGAGGCGCCGCTGCGGGTGAGCCTGGGGCGGCGGGAGTACGCGCTGCTGTGCCGTGAGTCCGATGCCGTCGAGTGTGAGGCCCTGGCCCGGTGGGGGCACGCTCCGGACGGAATTCCCGGCCTCTTCCGCCTCACGGCGGAGGGCTTGTTCCCCGCCTCCTAA
- a CDS encoding hybrid sensor histidine kinase/response regulator yields the protein MSATNPIQKLAQVLEKERERVARLWAKRLREELYEIEVPGKDLRAPLRQLLDELVRLLHDRGEDALRLWPEVVRSHGAFRYDQRFEPEDLAREFKALGSVLMRVYARCEGGLLPPEVADLINELVGEASASAQASYSRVLRTEAVRFREAAVMESVLYHMDVGILLAELDESVSFATQPVSRLLGVPVRSVVGARALTSLAPVLSQVNAHHPAGEPFRVADMPFMRALKESRPVRGVMMEVERPGGGAASLEMSATPIWEEGGELAGVIQTFTDRTEAAQKTRELSTAQDELRRLQGQLLQRTRAQSLGQLASGAAHALNNFLNVVRLRVTLLRREFKPEHLDALDRTVGQIGDLVSRLQEFNVQRTEEHLADVVLDTVVREALELMRGELERGDSPLEVELHLGEPGNVRADAGFLRELVVTLLLAARDRMKQPGKLTLSTRKEGNAELSLRIQDAGPPFPVEALSRMFDPLTREAGAPQAALQLAVVKDQVRRWGGELTVENVEGGAGGAFVVRLPRVREGHEEEPPASSRMEGPRRFQQTRRVLVVDDDLDNARMMAEVLGEEGYDVQLAQSAEVALQLWERRRYDAALLDAVMPDISGWELARELRQRTPQALLAIVTGMDVRGQNRSTLALVDAVFRKPIDVGALDEFLSQSGAPGQEASPPEEAPGESVGPGAQGQ from the coding sequence GTGAGTGCCACGAACCCCATCCAGAAATTGGCCCAGGTGCTCGAGAAGGAACGCGAGCGCGTCGCGCGCTTGTGGGCCAAGCGCCTGCGAGAGGAGCTGTACGAAATCGAGGTGCCTGGAAAGGATCTCCGGGCCCCCTTGCGTCAGCTCCTGGACGAACTGGTGCGCCTGCTCCATGACCGGGGGGAAGACGCGCTGCGGCTCTGGCCCGAGGTGGTCCGCTCCCACGGGGCGTTCCGGTATGACCAGCGCTTCGAGCCCGAGGACCTGGCGCGCGAGTTCAAGGCGCTCGGGTCGGTGCTGATGCGCGTCTACGCGCGCTGTGAGGGGGGGCTGCTTCCCCCGGAGGTGGCGGACCTCATCAACGAGCTGGTCGGCGAGGCGAGTGCCTCCGCGCAGGCGTCCTACTCCCGGGTGCTGCGGACCGAGGCGGTGCGCTTCCGTGAGGCGGCGGTGATGGAGTCCGTCCTGTACCACATGGACGTGGGCATCCTGCTGGCCGAGCTGGATGAGAGCGTGTCCTTCGCCACGCAGCCGGTCAGCCGCCTGCTGGGGGTGCCGGTCCGCTCGGTGGTGGGCGCCCGGGCCCTCACCTCGTTGGCCCCGGTGCTGTCCCAGGTGAATGCGCACCACCCCGCGGGAGAGCCCTTCCGGGTGGCGGACATGCCCTTCATGCGGGCGCTCAAGGAGAGCCGGCCCGTGCGCGGGGTGATGATGGAGGTGGAGCGCCCCGGCGGCGGCGCGGCGAGCCTGGAGATGAGCGCGACCCCCATCTGGGAGGAAGGGGGAGAGCTGGCGGGCGTCATCCAGACGTTCACGGACCGCACGGAGGCGGCCCAGAAGACCCGGGAGCTGAGCACCGCGCAGGATGAGCTGCGAAGGTTGCAGGGGCAGTTGCTCCAGCGGACCCGGGCCCAGTCCCTGGGGCAGCTCGCCAGCGGCGCCGCCCACGCCCTCAACAACTTCCTCAACGTGGTGCGCCTGCGCGTCACGTTGCTGCGCCGCGAGTTCAAACCCGAGCACCTGGACGCGCTGGACCGGACGGTGGGGCAGATTGGCGATCTGGTGAGCCGGTTGCAGGAGTTCAACGTGCAGCGCACCGAGGAGCACCTCGCCGACGTGGTGCTGGACACGGTGGTGCGCGAGGCCCTGGAGCTGATGCGCGGAGAGCTGGAGCGGGGCGATTCTCCGCTCGAAGTCGAACTGCACCTGGGAGAGCCAGGGAATGTCCGGGCGGATGCCGGCTTTCTGCGGGAGCTGGTGGTGACCCTGCTGCTGGCGGCCCGGGACCGGATGAAGCAGCCGGGGAAGCTGACGCTGAGCACCCGGAAGGAAGGCAATGCGGAGCTGAGCCTGCGCATCCAGGACGCGGGGCCTCCGTTCCCCGTGGAAGCGCTGTCGCGGATGTTTGATCCGCTCACCCGGGAGGCGGGAGCCCCACAGGCCGCGCTGCAACTGGCGGTGGTGAAGGACCAGGTGCGCCGCTGGGGCGGCGAGCTGACGGTGGAGAACGTCGAAGGGGGAGCGGGAGGCGCCTTCGTGGTGAGGCTTCCCCGGGTGCGGGAGGGCCACGAAGAGGAGCCGCCCGCCAGCAGCCGCATGGAAGGGCCCCGCCGCTTCCAGCAGACGCGCCGGGTGCTGGTGGTGGACGACGACCTGGACAATGCCCGGATGATGGCGGAAGTGCTGGGGGAAGAGGGCTATGACGTGCAGCTGGCCCAGAGCGCGGAGGTGGCCCTTCAGCTGTGGGAGCGGCGCCGCTATGACGCCGCGCTGCTGGACGCGGTGATGCCGGACATCTCGGGCTGGGAGCTGGCGCGCGAGCTTCGCCAGCGCACGCCGCAAGCGCTGCTGGCCATCGTCACGGGCATGGATGTGCGGGGACAAAACCGCTCTACCCTGGCGCTGGTGGACGCTGTGTTCCGCAAGCCCATCGACGTGGGCGCGCTGGACGAGTTCCTGTCTCAGTCGGGGGCCCCCGGGCAGGAGGCCTCTCCGCCCGAGGAGGCCCCGGGTGAATCCGTTGGGCCCGGCGCACAGGGCCAGTAG
- a CDS encoding DUF2270 domain-containing protein codes for MRSTGRDKNALTALPVSDTAMVHLYRGELSRSDNWRTRLDTTTNWALTTTAAVISFGFANTQSPHVTFLVGIWMVISFLLIEARRYRYYDLWNRRVRLLEDGYWAPMLRHEPVDPDSLRELAQELARPQLQLSLISAISTRLNRTYGPILIVLLLSWFVKVYSHPQTPSSITEFVARAHVGPVPGELIMSVLAAMSLLAIYLFVSSFFVRAPLGELRTRPRGRRAALWESFYRPYALSRTRRRAPRSQTSSPSMPPEP; via the coding sequence ATGCGATCCACGGGACGAGACAAGAACGCTCTGACGGCGCTGCCCGTCTCCGATACGGCGATGGTGCACCTGTACCGGGGCGAGCTGAGCCGTTCTGACAACTGGCGGACACGCCTCGATACGACGACCAACTGGGCGCTCACCACCACGGCGGCCGTCATCTCCTTCGGCTTCGCCAACACCCAGAGCCCCCATGTGACGTTCCTCGTGGGCATCTGGATGGTGATTTCCTTCCTCCTCATCGAGGCGCGCCGCTACCGGTACTACGACTTGTGGAACCGCCGGGTCCGCCTGCTGGAGGATGGCTATTGGGCGCCCATGCTCCGCCATGAGCCCGTGGATCCCGATTCCCTGCGCGAGCTGGCCCAGGAGCTGGCCCGGCCCCAACTCCAGCTCTCTTTGATTTCCGCCATTTCCACGCGGCTCAACCGGACCTATGGCCCCATCCTCATCGTCCTGCTGCTGAGCTGGTTCGTGAAAGTCTACAGCCACCCGCAAACGCCCAGCTCCATCACGGAGTTCGTGGCGAGAGCCCACGTGGGTCCGGTGCCGGGGGAGCTGATCATGAGTGTCCTGGCCGCCATGAGCCTGCTGGCCATCTACCTCTTCGTCTCCTCGTTCTTCGTGCGCGCGCCGCTGGGAGAGCTGCGCACGCGGCCCCGGGGACGCCGCGCGGCGCTGTGGGAGTCCTTCTACCGGCCCTATGCGCTGAGCCGCACCCGGCGCCGCGCCCCTCGTTCCCAGACTTCCTCGCCATCCATGCCCCCGGAGCCTTGA
- a CDS encoding isocitrate dehydrogenase (NAD(+)), whose translation MANTRTVTIINGDGIGPEVMGATIRVLEALKLPLEFDHRDAGTEVIAKYGTNLPHETVEAVLRSGVALKGPTGTVVGGGMPSANVGLRKRLDLYASLRPVKSVPSVKTRYEDVDLIVVRENTEGLYVGIEHIIVPGVVESLKIITEKASTRIARFAFEHARKMGRKKVSAVHKANIMKLSDGLFLDCCRKVGREFPEIQYEEVIIDNLCMQLVKDPSRFDVMVMENLYGDIISDLCAGLVGGLGVVPGANIGERTAVFEAVHGTAPDIAGKGIANPTALLMSSVMMLDWMGLTEESKRVQGALQAVYGNGKLRTGDLGGSATTREFTDAIIAAL comes from the coding sequence ATGGCGAATACGCGCACTGTGACGATCATCAATGGCGATGGCATTGGCCCCGAGGTGATGGGAGCCACCATTCGGGTTCTCGAAGCCCTCAAGCTGCCGCTGGAGTTCGACCACAGGGACGCGGGCACCGAGGTGATTGCCAAGTATGGCACCAACCTGCCACACGAGACGGTGGAGGCGGTGCTGCGCAGTGGCGTGGCGCTCAAGGGCCCCACGGGCACCGTGGTGGGCGGCGGCATGCCGTCGGCCAACGTGGGCCTGCGCAAGCGCTTGGATTTGTACGCGTCGCTGCGCCCGGTCAAGAGCGTGCCCAGCGTGAAGACGCGCTACGAGGACGTGGACCTCATCGTGGTGCGCGAGAACACCGAGGGGCTCTACGTCGGCATCGAGCACATCATCGTGCCGGGCGTGGTGGAGTCGCTGAAAATCATTACCGAGAAGGCCTCCACCCGCATTGCCCGCTTCGCCTTCGAGCACGCCCGGAAGATGGGCCGCAAGAAGGTGTCGGCCGTGCACAAGGCCAACATCATGAAGCTGTCGGACGGCCTGTTCCTGGACTGCTGCCGCAAGGTGGGCCGCGAGTTTCCGGAGATCCAGTACGAGGAGGTCATCATCGACAACCTCTGCATGCAGCTCGTCAAGGACCCGTCGCGGTTCGACGTGATGGTGATGGAGAACCTCTATGGCGACATCATCAGCGACCTGTGCGCGGGGCTGGTGGGCGGCCTGGGCGTGGTGCCGGGCGCCAACATCGGCGAGCGCACGGCGGTGTTCGAGGCCGTCCACGGCACGGCGCCTGACATCGCCGGCAAGGGCATCGCCAACCCCACCGCGCTGCTGATGTCCTCGGTGATGATGCTCGACTGGATGGGGCTCACCGAGGAGTCCAAGCGCGTGCAGGGCGCGCTCCAGGCGGTCTACGGCAACGGGAAGCTCCGCACCGGCGACCTGGGCGGCAGCGCCACCACGCGCGAGTTCACCGACGCCATCATCGCAGCCCTGTGA
- a CDS encoding glutathione peroxidase: MKTFTLLSTLAALTLSATALAEPPMSFFDLNTQRLDGKPESLSAYKGKVLLVVNTASECGYTPQYKGLEKLHQDYKGKGVEVLGFPSNDFGGQEPGTAKQIAQFCELRFKVTFPMFEKVKTKGEGQSPVYAFLASKHGEPKWNFHKYVVGKDGQVKAAFPSSVEPDSAELKKALDSALKE, encoded by the coding sequence ATGAAAACATTCACCCTGCTGTCCACCCTCGCGGCACTCACCTTGAGCGCCACCGCGCTCGCGGAGCCTCCCATGTCTTTCTTTGACCTGAACACCCAACGTCTCGATGGCAAGCCGGAGAGCCTGTCGGCCTACAAAGGCAAGGTCCTCCTGGTGGTGAACACCGCCTCCGAGTGCGGCTACACGCCCCAGTACAAGGGGCTGGAGAAGCTGCACCAGGACTACAAGGGCAAGGGCGTGGAGGTGCTGGGCTTCCCCTCCAATGACTTCGGTGGGCAGGAGCCGGGCACCGCGAAGCAGATCGCCCAGTTCTGCGAGCTGCGCTTCAAGGTCACCTTCCCCATGTTCGAGAAGGTGAAGACCAAGGGCGAGGGCCAGTCGCCGGTGTATGCGTTCCTCGCGAGCAAGCACGGCGAGCCCAAGTGGAACTTCCACAAGTACGTGGTGGGCAAGGATGGGCAGGTGAAGGCCGCCTTCCCCAGCTCCGTGGAGCCGGACAGCGCCGAGCTGAAGAAGGCCCTCGACAGCGCCCTGAAGGAGTAG